Genomic DNA from Desulfobaccales bacterium:
AGGGGTGGCCACCTTGCTGCAGCAGGTCTTCATGAATCTTTTCTTGAATGCCATCAACGCCATGCCCACCGGTGGGCGCCTGGGAATTGATGTGAATATGGATCGTCCAGAGGTCCGGGTGCAGGTTACGGACACCGGTTGCGGCATCTCCCCCAGGGAAATCGGGAAGATCTTCGATCCTTTCTATACGACTTCCATCGTGGGACAAGGGACCGGCCTCGGCCTGTCTCTCTGTTATTCCATCGTGAAGCAGCACCGGGGGACCATTGGCGCGGAAAGTGTGGAAGGCCGGGGCAGTGTC
This window encodes:
- a CDS encoding ATP-binding protein, coding for GVATLLQQVFMNLFLNAINAMPTGGRLGIDVNMDRPEVRVQVTDTGCGISPREIGKIFDPFYTTSIVGQGTGLGLSLCYSIVKQHRGTIGAESVEGRGSVFTVKLPARFGGGES